The genomic segment GGAGGTGAGTACACATGAGTTCATCCCCTTCTTCCAATTATCCTACTTATGACGTGATGAAAGAGAAAGAGAATTGGGATAAGCATACACAGCAAATTGTGAACAGGCGTCTTTCGGCAACCACTAACTATCACTACCTTACTCAACACGAGGCAAACCTGATTCGTATCCTAGCACATGCTCTCCTCTACGATGGCGAAGAAGAGATCCTCACCTTTATCATCGCTCATATCGACGAAACACTTCACTCCTCCCCCGGGGAGGGACAGCGGGAGGAGCACGTTCCCCCCGCACCCACTCTAGTTCGTAGTGGGCTAAAAGCATTAGAAAAGACATGTAACCTAGAATTTAAACAATCCATCCCACTACTAAAACCCACCCAATTAGATCACCTCTTGACCCAGTTAAGCCAGGG from the Mechercharimyces sp. CAU 1602 genome contains:
- a CDS encoding gluconate 2-dehydrogenase subunit 3 family protein translates to MSSSPSSNYPTYDVMKEKENWDKHTQQIVNRRLSATTNYHYLTQHEANLIRILAHALLYDGEEEILTFIIAHIDETLHSSPGEGQREEHVPPAPTLVRSGLKALEKTCNLEFKQSIPLLKPTQLDHLLTQLSQGEYGMRSEWRGLPSIPFFKKLLTLTVEAYTAHPTIWSEIGYGGPAYPRGYVRAHLGQRDPWEAEKS